A window from Alphaproteobacteria bacterium LSUCC0719 encodes these proteins:
- a CDS encoding SDR family NAD(P)-dependent oxidoreductase: MTDPISLFDLSGKVACVTGASSGIGMRAADTLLAAGARVVGVARRESRLAQWQAQHGHDAAFVVADVADRDHLDRLKTDISTPFGAPDIIVHAAGVNLRQPADDVTAEGWDATIALNLSTPFFLSQALVPHMQARGWGRIVNFASLQTFRAFPGGVAYGASKGAIAQLTRAMAEAWSQHGITANAIGPGFFPTELTAPVFADSERAARNAAQTCMNRNGELKDLDGPLLFLCSDASSYVTGQVLMVDGGFTAK; this comes from the coding sequence ATGACTGACCCTATCAGCCTCTTTGATCTTTCCGGCAAGGTTGCATGTGTTACCGGTGCCAGCTCCGGCATCGGAATGCGCGCCGCCGATACATTGCTGGCGGCCGGCGCGCGGGTGGTCGGCGTGGCGCGTCGTGAGTCACGTCTGGCACAATGGCAGGCACAACATGGACATGATGCGGCCTTTGTCGTCGCGGATGTTGCCGACCGGGACCATCTGGACAGGTTGAAGACCGACATCAGCACACCGTTCGGTGCGCCGGATATCATTGTCCACGCGGCGGGGGTCAATTTGCGTCAACCAGCCGATGACGTGACAGCCGAGGGGTGGGATGCCACCATTGCGCTCAATCTATCGACACCTTTCTTTCTCAGTCAGGCGCTGGTGCCGCACATGCAGGCCAGAGGGTGGGGTCGAATTGTGAATTTTGCCTCTCTACAGACGTTTCGTGCCTTTCCCGGCGGCGTTGCCTATGGCGCCAGCAAAGGTGCCATCGCGCAGCTCACCCGCGCCATGGCCGAAGCCTGGTCGCAGCATGGCATCACCGCCAACGCCATCGGTCCCGGCTTCTTTCCCACTGAACTCACCGCCCCTGTATTCGCCGACAGCGAGCGCGCCGCACGCAATGCCGCGCAGACATGTATGAACAGGAATGGAGAGCTGAAAGATCTGGACGGGCCACTCTTGTTTCTGTGTTCCGATGCCTCGAGCTATGTGACGGGGCAGGTTCTGATGGTCGATGGGGGGTTCACGGCAAAATGA
- a CDS encoding TRAP transporter large permease gives MLWNTLNQTVELGWDFYLPVILFVGLIALAIPVWAAIGVAAITMLLMSGDLPLSLVGESLFDGIDAFALTAVPLFILTGDVLVRAGLSRKFLDVAEALTCWAKGGFGSATVLVCGMFSAISGSDAAGAAAVGRMTIERLVESGYSRPYACALVAAGACTGILIPPSIAYIVIGLVLGISASTLFLAAVIPGLAILTAILVTNIIMNRIHAYEQGGLITFSEWFARLSASVKSGWYAFIVPGIIFYGIFSGRLTPTEAGATAVIVTIIIGFILGTLKLSDFPAMLVSSAKVNGVILPIIAFSLPLAQALAIMGVPQGFVGAATSLTDDPYMLILLMIGILIAAGCVMETTPNIVILAPILKPLADNIGMNEIQFCVMMITALGVGFITPPLGLNLFVVSGITGQSILGIAARAVPFVLCMLVVVLLIAFVPAISTSLLPEIYQ, from the coding sequence CCTGTTTGTTGGCCTGATCGCCCTGGCGATCCCGGTCTGGGCCGCCATTGGCGTGGCGGCAATCACCATGTTGCTGATGTCCGGCGACCTGCCTCTCAGCCTTGTTGGCGAGAGCCTGTTCGACGGCATTGATGCGTTTGCCCTGACCGCCGTGCCGCTTTTCATACTGACCGGCGATGTTCTCGTCCGCGCGGGCCTGTCACGCAAGTTTCTCGACGTTGCAGAGGCGCTGACCTGCTGGGCCAAAGGCGGCTTTGGATCGGCGACTGTTCTGGTCTGCGGCATGTTCTCCGCCATTTCAGGGTCTGACGCGGCGGGGGCCGCCGCGGTCGGGCGGATGACGATCGAAAGGCTTGTCGAGTCGGGTTATTCGCGCCCATATGCCTGCGCACTTGTGGCGGCCGGTGCCTGTACGGGGATCCTGATTCCCCCCTCGATCGCCTATATCGTTATCGGACTTGTGCTTGGCATATCGGCATCCACACTGTTTCTGGCCGCTGTCATTCCCGGGCTTGCGATCCTGACGGCCATCCTGGTGACAAATATCATCATGAACCGCATACACGCCTATGAACAGGGCGGCCTGATCACCTTTTCCGAATGGTTCGCCAGACTGTCGGCTTCGGTGAAATCGGGATGGTACGCATTCATTGTTCCGGGAATCATTTTCTACGGCATTTTTTCCGGACGGCTGACACCCACCGAGGCGGGCGCGACAGCGGTGATCGTCACCATCATCATCGGCTTCATCCTGGGAACACTGAAGCTTTCGGATTTTCCGGCAATGCTGGTCAGTTCGGCCAAGGTGAACGGTGTCATCCTGCCTATCATCGCCTTTTCGCTGCCTTTGGCACAGGCACTTGCAATCATGGGCGTGCCACAGGGATTTGTCGGCGCCGCGACCTCGCTCACAGATGATCCCTATATGCTCATCCTGTTGATGATCGGCATTCTGATAGCAGCCGGTTGCGTCATGGAAACGACGCCGAACATCGTCATTCTCGCACCGATTCTCAAGCCACTTGCCGACAATATAGGCATGAACGAAATCCAGTTCTGCGTGATGATGATCACCGCGCTCGGCGTTGGTTTCATCACCCCCCCATTGGGGCTGAACCTGTTTGTGGTGTCGGGCATTACCGGTCAGTCCATCCTCGGCATAGCCGCACGCGCCGTGCCCTTTGTTCTTTGCATGCTTGTCGTTGTGTTGCTGATTGCGTTCGTACCGGCAATTTCGACAAGTCTTCTGCCTGAAATTTACCAATAG
- a CDS encoding zinc-binding dehydrogenase: MKALVYEGPESLGFRDAPDPVPQDNEVLVRVSACGICGSDMHAYLGHDERRPAPLILGHEAAGTLSGGSRDGERVTVNPLVTCGSCADCMAGRDNLCASRQIISMPPRQGAFAEWLTMPETNIVTVPDHVPFEKAALAEPLACCWHASRLATTLVAAHGASALVIGGGTIGLGSALSLANFGVENIVILEPTADRRAIIEQAGQHRALDPDRLDPDSQFDIVIDAVGYAASRAMACKHARPGGIIVHIGLGEASGGIDSRRLTLQEITFMGIYTYTSEDFRNTAAAIFNGDFGTLDWVEMRDLKDGAAAFSDLRTHRVASPKIILTP; encoded by the coding sequence ATGAAGGCTCTTGTTTATGAAGGCCCGGAAAGTCTGGGATTCCGCGACGCTCCAGACCCGGTTCCACAGGATAACGAGGTGCTTGTCCGGGTCAGTGCCTGCGGCATCTGTGGATCCGACATGCATGCCTATCTTGGACATGACGAGCGCCGTCCGGCGCCCCTCATTCTGGGACATGAAGCAGCGGGCACCCTGTCCGGCGGCAGCCGTGACGGCGAGCGGGTGACCGTCAATCCGCTTGTCACATGCGGCAGCTGTGCCGATTGTATGGCCGGTCGCGACAATCTTTGTGCCAGCCGGCAGATCATTTCCATGCCGCCACGCCAGGGCGCATTTGCCGAATGGCTGACGATGCCCGAGACAAATATAGTCACGGTTCCCGATCATGTGCCTTTCGAAAAGGCGGCCCTGGCCGAACCACTGGCCTGCTGCTGGCACGCATCACGCCTTGCAACCACGCTTGTGGCGGCGCATGGAGCATCGGCGCTGGTTATTGGCGGTGGCACCATCGGTCTTGGCAGCGCTCTCAGCCTCGCCAATTTCGGTGTAGAGAACATTGTGATCCTCGAACCGACGGCAGATCGCCGGGCGATCATTGAACAGGCGGGACAACACCGGGCCCTTGACCCTGACAGGCTGGATCCAGACAGTCAGTTCGATATTGTCATTGATGCCGTTGGCTATGCCGCGAGCCGTGCTATGGCGTGCAAACATGCGCGCCCGGGCGGGATCATCGTCCATATCGGTCTCGGGGAAGCAAGTGGGGGGATCGACTCACGGCGGCTGACGTTGCAGGAAATCACCTTCATGGGCATCTATACCTATACATCGGAAGATTTCCGCAACACCGCGGCGGCCATCTTCAATGGTGATTTCGGCACATTGGACTGGGTGGAAATGCGTGACCTCAAGGATGGTGCCGCAGCTTTTTCCGATCTCAGAACCCACAGGGTGGCGTCGCCAAAAATTATCCTGACCCCATAG
- the comD gene encoding sulfopyruvate decarboxylase subunit alpha has translation MQEDINKRIVDDFVANDVSFITTVPCKQLAGVIAEIDARKEIHHIPSNKEDEGMGLCAGAFMGGKRPAIIMQNTAIGVTINTLATLTQYYRMPLPMLISYRGELGEPVACQVEMAVHTKALLAQMHIPTYHFHQRNDVEELDKILKYTFMCNKPVAILTDASFWGGY, from the coding sequence ATGCAAGAGGATATCAACAAGAGGATCGTCGATGACTTTGTCGCGAATGACGTATCCTTCATCACGACAGTACCGTGCAAACAATTGGCCGGGGTCATTGCCGAGATTGATGCGCGCAAGGAAATCCACCATATCCCATCAAACAAGGAAGATGAGGGCATGGGGCTTTGCGCCGGTGCGTTCATGGGGGGCAAGCGTCCTGCAATCATCATGCAGAACACGGCCATCGGCGTGACAATCAATACCTTGGCGACGCTCACGCAATATTACCGGATGCCGCTGCCGATGCTGATTTCCTATCGTGGTGAACTTGGCGAGCCTGTCGCGTGCCAGGTCGAGATGGCCGTTCACACAAAGGCCCTTCTGGCGCAGATGCACATCCCGACCTATCACTTCCATCAACGCAATGACGTTGAGGAGCTGGACAAGATTCTGAAATACACATTCATGTGCAACAAACCGGTCGCCATTCTGACAGACGCGTCCTTCTGGGGAGGATATTGA
- the comE gene encoding sulfopyruvate decarboxylase subunit beta, which translates to MIRSEILKEIAPILRDHLVVCNIGIPSQELHAIDDQPSNFYMLGTMGLASSIGLGLALAQPKPVISIDGDGSVLTNLGTLPTIANNPADNFILLIIDNGSYGSTGDQPTYAGRKTSLAKVAEACGCETVIECAAEDTGRVLQDALDSGKMTIIVCKCESGNAKMPVITMDPVVIRDRFMTSVKA; encoded by the coding sequence ATGATTCGTTCCGAGATATTGAAGGAAATCGCACCTATCCTTCGCGATCATCTGGTGGTGTGCAACATCGGCATTCCAAGCCAGGAACTGCATGCCATCGACGACCAGCCAAGCAATTTCTACATGCTGGGCACAATGGGGCTTGCGTCTTCGATTGGGTTGGGGCTTGCGCTGGCGCAGCCAAAGCCGGTCATCTCGATTGATGGTGACGGGTCGGTACTGACCAATCTGGGAACATTGCCGACCATCGCGAACAACCCGGCTGACAACTTCATCCTGCTGATCATCGACAATGGCTCTTATGGTTCGACCGGCGATCAGCCAACCTATGCTGGCCGCAAGACATCACTCGCCAAGGTCGCCGAGGCCTGTGGTTGCGAGACCGTGATCGAATGTGCCGCCGAGGACACAGGACGAGTGCTTCAGGACGCGCTGGATTCCGGCAAGATGACGATCATTGTCTGCAAATGTGAAAGCGGCAATGCCAAGATGCCGGTGATCACAATGGACCCGGTCGTCATTCGCGATCGCTTCATGACAAGCGTCAAGGCCTAG
- the hisD gene encoding histidinol dehydrogenase: MTRIYLKESHRTSTTDASDVTATVQKILSDIEAGGDATALEYAAKFDKYDGNILLTEDEIEAACKLVPEKLKDDIRFAHDNVRRFAEQQKKTIADIEYEIVPGLVAGQRAIPVNAAGCYIPGGRYSHIASAVMTVTTAKVAGCKSIIACSPPRPGVGIAPAIIFAARICGADKIMAMGGVQGVASMTFGLFGLPEANIIVGPGNQFVAEAKRILFGRVGIDMIAGPTDSLILADSTADPMIVATDLVSQAEHGYNSPVWLVTDDRPLAETVMELVPTLIADLPETNRENATAAWRDYAEVILCADREEMAATSDEYAPEHLTVQAQDLDWWLDRLTCYGSLFLGEETTVSYGDKASGTNHVLPTSGAARYTGGLSVHKYMKIVTWQKSTREGAKQIAEATARISRLEGMEGHARAADVRLAKYFPNEVFDLTAND; the protein is encoded by the coding sequence ATGACACGTATATATCTGAAAGAGTCACATCGCACATCGACGACCGACGCATCGGATGTCACGGCGACTGTTCAGAAAATTCTCAGCGATATCGAGGCTGGTGGCGATGCCACAGCGCTGGAATATGCCGCAAAATTCGACAAATATGATGGCAATATCCTGCTGACAGAGGACGAGATCGAGGCCGCGTGCAAGCTGGTGCCGGAAAAACTGAAGGACGACATCCGTTTTGCGCACGACAATGTCCGCCGTTTTGCCGAGCAGCAGAAAAAGACCATCGCCGATATCGAATATGAAATCGTGCCCGGTCTGGTTGCTGGCCAACGCGCCATACCGGTGAACGCCGCCGGCTGTTATATTCCCGGCGGCCGTTACAGCCATATCGCCAGCGCGGTGATGACAGTCACCACGGCCAAGGTAGCGGGCTGCAAGTCCATCATCGCATGCTCGCCACCACGACCGGGCGTCGGCATCGCCCCTGCCATCATCTTTGCAGCCCGCATCTGTGGTGCCGACAAAATCATGGCCATGGGCGGGGTTCAGGGTGTTGCATCGATGACCTTTGGCCTGTTTGGCTTGCCAGAGGCAAATATCATCGTTGGGCCCGGCAACCAGTTTGTTGCCGAGGCAAAACGGATTCTCTTTGGCCGCGTTGGTATCGACATGATCGCTGGACCGACCGACAGCCTGATCCTTGCCGATTCAACGGCCGACCCCATGATTGTGGCCACGGATCTGGTGTCGCAGGCCGAACATGGCTACAACTCTCCGGTATGGCTGGTAACAGATGACCGGCCACTGGCGGAAACAGTCATGGAACTGGTACCGACACTGATCGCCGACCTTCCCGAAACAAACCGTGAGAATGCAACCGCGGCATGGCGCGACTATGCGGAAGTGATCCTGTGTGCAGACCGCGAGGAAATGGCAGCCACTTCCGATGAATACGCACCTGAGCATTTGACGGTGCAGGCCCAGGACCTGGACTGGTGGCTGGACCGCCTGACATGCTATGGTTCGCTGTTCCTCGGAGAGGAGACAACCGTTTCCTATGGTGACAAGGCATCGGGCACCAACCACGTGCTGCCAACATCCGGCGCGGCCCGTTACACCGGGGGATTGTCGGTTCACAAATACATGAAGATTGTGACCTGGCAGAAATCCACGCGGGAAGGCGCAAAGCAGATCGCCGAAGCGACAGCCCGTATTTCGCGCCTTGAAGGAATGGAAGGTCACGCCCGCGCAGCCGATGTCAGGCTTGCAAAATATTTTCCGAATGAAGTTTTTGATCTGACCGCGAATGACTGA